Proteins encoded within one genomic window of Dyadobacter chenhuakuii:
- a CDS encoding efflux RND transporter permease subunit, translating to MQKLTQSIVAFSLKNTMIIFFMTAVLAVVGVVSYIHTPIEAFPDVTNTRARIIVQWPGRSAEEIEKFVTLPVMKEMNTIPKKTDVRSISLFGLSVVTVLFEDNVEDFYAQQYASTRLRNINLPTGAEAEIEPPYGATGEIFRYVLKSDRPIKELTALQEWVIEREMVAVPGVATVASFGGEEKIYEVRVNPALLAQYNLTPLDVYEGVEKSNINVGGDVIQKGNQAYVVRGMGLLESTQDIENILINVKGSTPVLVKQVAEVEITAKPRLGQVALGEDKDLVEGIVVMLRGENPSEVIGKLQKTIDELNNRILPSDVQIVPVIDRTALVDATVNTVTHNLAEGIVLVSLIVFVFLFNWRTTVTVALVIPLSFLFAITMLRIQGLPANLISLGAIDFGLLLEGTMVIVEKIYVDLEKSSLRLGVERFNKMSKLGLIKRSVKNVASHIFFAQIILIVALLPIFSFQKVEGKMFTPLAFTLGYALIGSLILSLTFVPAMCKVLLKRNVKEVSNPVVNFFRNNIFRLYQWSERNKRLVMGAFVILFMVCVGRFMTYGTEFIPKLNEGAIYVRATLPNSINLKESVKTGQTLRDTLRSFDEVKFVMSQTGRPNDGTDPTGFFNNEFHIQLKPESEWKRAVNKEDLLREMKEVLASFPGVSLGFSQPIQDNVEEYVAGVKSSLVVKIFGEDLGNMENLADQVAENLNKVQGVTDVLVYRNIGIPELAIKLDEARMARHGVSMADAQAVIEMTIGGKAASVFYESDRMFDITIRYQEKYRNTEEEIGNILIPSLDDHQVPLKEIASITTKTGPAFIYREGSSRYIGIGFSIDGRDLGSTIAEAQQVVKENVNFAKNTKVVWAGEFESKERATQQLSVIIPAALVLIVFLLYMDFGNVKDTMISLITIPFAFVGGFLSLWMTGTIFGISAGIGFIILFGVCTIDGIILVHVMKENLLHRLPLKQAISEGIYGRIRPVIMIALMGSLGLLPAALSNGMGSEIQKPLAIMIVGGLLICMFLSFTVLPQVFYWAYRKSEED from the coding sequence ATGCAAAAATTAACACAAAGCATCGTCGCATTTTCGCTGAAAAATACGATGATCATATTCTTTATGACAGCCGTTCTGGCCGTGGTGGGCGTGGTCAGTTACATCCACACACCCATCGAAGCATTTCCCGACGTCACCAACACGCGGGCCCGGATCATTGTGCAATGGCCCGGACGCAGCGCTGAGGAAATCGAAAAATTCGTGACGCTGCCCGTGATGAAAGAAATGAACACGATCCCGAAAAAAACGGACGTGCGTTCCATTTCGCTCTTCGGATTATCGGTGGTCACCGTGCTTTTTGAGGATAATGTGGAGGATTTTTACGCGCAGCAATATGCCTCTACGCGGCTGAGGAACATTAACTTGCCCACAGGCGCGGAGGCTGAAATTGAGCCGCCCTATGGTGCCACGGGCGAAATTTTCCGCTATGTTTTAAAAAGCGACCGTCCGATTAAGGAGCTTACGGCCTTGCAGGAATGGGTGATCGAGCGTGAAATGGTGGCCGTGCCGGGCGTGGCGACGGTTGCGAGTTTTGGAGGGGAAGAAAAAATCTATGAAGTGCGGGTGAACCCTGCATTGCTGGCGCAATACAACCTCACGCCACTGGACGTGTACGAGGGCGTCGAAAAAAGCAATATCAATGTAGGCGGCGATGTGATCCAGAAGGGGAACCAGGCTTATGTGGTGCGTGGAATGGGGCTGCTGGAAAGTACACAGGACATTGAGAACATTCTGATCAATGTGAAGGGCTCCACGCCGGTGCTCGTGAAGCAAGTTGCGGAAGTGGAAATCACGGCTAAGCCGCGGCTCGGGCAGGTGGCGCTCGGAGAGGACAAGGATCTGGTGGAAGGCATTGTGGTGATGCTGCGGGGCGAAAACCCGAGCGAGGTGATCGGCAAATTGCAGAAAACCATCGACGAGCTGAACAACCGCATTCTGCCATCGGACGTGCAGATCGTGCCCGTTATCGACCGGACCGCACTGGTGGATGCAACTGTAAACACGGTGACGCATAATCTCGCGGAAGGCATTGTGCTGGTGTCGCTGATTGTGTTTGTGTTCTTGTTCAACTGGCGCACCACCGTTACTGTGGCGCTTGTTATCCCGCTTTCTTTCCTTTTTGCGATCACGATGCTGCGCATTCAGGGCTTGCCTGCTAACCTGATCTCACTCGGTGCCATTGACTTTGGATTGCTGCTCGAAGGGACGATGGTGATTGTAGAGAAAATCTATGTGGATCTCGAAAAATCGTCGCTCAGGCTGGGGGTGGAGCGGTTTAATAAAATGTCCAAACTCGGGCTTATCAAGCGCAGCGTGAAGAACGTTGCGTCGCATATTTTCTTTGCCCAGATCATCCTCATCGTCGCATTGCTGCCGATTTTTTCATTCCAGAAAGTGGAAGGTAAAATGTTCACACCGCTCGCATTTACGCTCGGTTATGCCTTGATCGGCTCGCTGATTCTGAGTCTTACATTCGTTCCGGCCATGTGTAAAGTGTTGTTGAAGCGGAATGTGAAGGAAGTGAGCAACCCGGTTGTCAACTTTTTCAGAAACAACATTTTCCGCCTTTACCAATGGAGCGAGCGCAACAAGCGGCTGGTTATGGGTGCATTTGTGATTTTATTTATGGTTTGCGTAGGCCGTTTCATGACTTATGGGACGGAGTTTATTCCAAAATTAAATGAAGGCGCGATCTACGTACGAGCCACATTGCCCAACAGCATTAACCTCAAAGAATCCGTCAAAACCGGTCAGACGTTGCGCGACACATTGCGCTCATTTGATGAAGTAAAGTTTGTCATGAGCCAAACCGGCCGGCCCAACGACGGCACCGATCCGACTGGATTTTTTAACAATGAATTTCACATTCAGTTGAAGCCGGAAAGTGAATGGAAACGTGCTGTGAATAAGGAAGATCTGCTGCGTGAAATGAAGGAGGTGCTGGCATCATTCCCGGGCGTATCGCTCGGTTTCAGTCAGCCTATCCAGGATAATGTGGAGGAATATGTGGCGGGTGTTAAAAGCTCGCTGGTTGTTAAAATCTTCGGCGAGGATCTGGGTAACATGGAAAATCTGGCCGATCAGGTGGCTGAAAACCTGAACAAGGTGCAGGGTGTAACCGACGTGCTCGTTTACCGCAACATTGGCATTCCCGAGCTGGCCATCAAACTCGACGAAGCCCGCATGGCGCGTCATGGCGTGTCTATGGCCGACGCCCAGGCCGTGATCGAAATGACGATCGGAGGAAAAGCCGCGTCCGTTTTTTACGAAAGTGACCGCATGTTCGACATCACCATTCGTTACCAGGAAAAATACCGGAATACCGAGGAAGAAATCGGCAACATTCTCATCCCATCGCTCGATGATCATCAGGTTCCGCTCAAAGAAATCGCTAGCATTACAACCAAAACCGGCCCCGCATTCATTTACCGCGAAGGCAGCAGCCGTTACATTGGCATCGGTTTCAGCATCGACGGCCGCGACCTGGGCAGCACCATTGCAGAGGCGCAGCAGGTGGTGAAGGAAAATGTGAATTTTGCCAAGAACACAAAGGTCGTCTGGGCGGGTGAGTTTGAAAGTAAAGAACGCGCCACGCAGCAGCTTTCGGTCATCATTCCGGCCGCTTTGGTACTGATTGTCTTCTTGTTATATATGGATTTTGGCAATGTGAAGGACACCATGATCTCGCTCATTACCATTCCGTTTGCATTCGTAGGAGGTTTTCTGTCACTCTGGATGACCGGGACCATTTTCGGGATTTCGGCGGGCATTGGTTTCATCATTCTCTTCGGCGTCTGCACCATTGACGGCATTATCCTGGTGCATGTCATGAAGGAGAACCTGCTCCACCGGCTGCCATTGAAACAGGCCATTTCCGAAGGCATTTATGGAAGAATTCGCCCCGTGATCATGATCGCCTTAATGGGCTCACTCGGACTTTTGCCAGCAGCGTTATCCAACGGAATGGGCTCCGAAATTCAGAAACCTCTGGCGATTATGATTGTAGGTGGACTGCTGATCTGCATGTTCTTGTCTTTTACCGTTTTACCGCAAGTTTTCTACTGGGCTTATCGAAAAAGTGAGGAGGATTAG
- a CDS encoding efflux RND transporter periplasmic adaptor subunit, translating into MLHNSKIFLVLTMLTLTLAGCNEKQETVLEKNPKTNAAPARAVETYAVQMEPVTQSIRLNGQIEYNPNQVVHYASLVNGIVTKTYFSLGDKVAKGQVLAELRSNELTGLSAQNKTLKSQLNVAERKLSVVESMFSDRIGSEKDLLEAQSEVAILKAEIDKVQSSLSFYNASSEKGIFQIKAPIGGYVVENNISAGTQISGNDSDLFTISNLADVWVTTNVYAVDLPFVQKGMKAVIKSKAYPDEAFDGVVSEISQVFDPNERVLKARILMPNKEMKFKPGLTIEAVIKKQLNDKAIGLPANALIFHNNENYLLIQKPDQTLEPRKVTVDVKDNDRIFIKNGIAAGEKVVIGNQLLLFSEAMNASRK; encoded by the coding sequence ATGCTACACAATTCAAAAATCTTTCTGGTACTCACTATGCTTACTTTAACATTGGCCGGCTGCAACGAAAAGCAGGAAACGGTTTTGGAGAAAAATCCTAAAACAAATGCGGCTCCCGCGAGAGCTGTTGAAACTTACGCCGTGCAAATGGAACCCGTGACGCAATCGATCCGGCTTAATGGGCAGATCGAATACAATCCCAATCAGGTTGTGCACTATGCGAGCCTGGTGAACGGGATTGTGACCAAAACTTACTTTTCGCTGGGCGATAAAGTAGCAAAAGGACAAGTGCTTGCCGAGCTTCGCAGCAACGAACTGACCGGGCTGAGTGCGCAAAACAAAACGTTGAAATCACAACTGAATGTTGCGGAAAGAAAGCTCTCTGTTGTAGAATCCATGTTTTCGGATCGCATAGGTTCGGAAAAGGATTTACTGGAAGCGCAAAGCGAGGTCGCGATTTTAAAAGCGGAGATCGATAAGGTGCAGTCTAGTTTATCATTTTACAATGCGAGCTCAGAAAAAGGAATATTTCAGATCAAAGCCCCGATCGGCGGTTATGTCGTTGAAAATAACATTTCAGCAGGCACCCAGATCAGCGGTAATGACTCGGATCTGTTCACGATTTCTAATCTTGCTGATGTTTGGGTAACAACGAATGTGTATGCCGTCGATCTGCCTTTTGTACAAAAAGGAATGAAAGCCGTTATCAAGTCCAAAGCCTATCCCGACGAAGCTTTCGATGGCGTGGTTTCAGAAATTTCCCAGGTTTTTGATCCCAATGAAAGAGTGCTCAAAGCCCGCATTCTGATGCCTAATAAGGAAATGAAATTCAAGCCGGGACTGACGATAGAAGCCGTCATTAAGAAACAGCTCAATGATAAAGCCATCGGCCTGCCCGCCAATGCGCTCATTTTTCATAACAACGAAAATTACCTGCTGATCCAAAAGCCCGACCAGACATTGGAACCGCGTAAAGTGACCGTGGATGTGAAAGATAACGACCGCATATTCATCAAAAACGGAATTGCCGCCGGTGAAAAAGTGGTCATAGGCAACCAACTTCTCCTCTTTTCCGAAGCGATGAATGCTTCGAGAAAATAA